Proteins co-encoded in one Medicago truncatula cultivar Jemalong A17 chromosome 8, MtrunA17r5.0-ANR, whole genome shotgun sequence genomic window:
- the LOC25502506 gene encoding early nodulin-like protein 2 yields MEFKIPLFFVLFTLVVSTSQAFKFFVGGKDGWTLNPSENYNQWAGRNRFQISDTIVFKYKKGSDSVLEVKKEDYEKCNKTNPIKKFEDGETEFTLDRAGPFYFISGKDQNCENGQKLTLVVISPRTPKSSPSPSAGGLSPPSPSPTTTTPSPSGSPPSPVAIPPASSPVPTSGPTASSPSPVVSTPPAGGPMASSPSPVVSTPPAGGPMASSPSPAGGPPALSPAGGPSTAAGGPPAPGPGGAATSPGPGGAGASGPGGAAAAPGSPGSNSTAPSGNSGSFVAPSNFLVYSVTLAVGALFLSY; encoded by the exons ATGGAGTTTAAGATACCTCTCTTCTTTGTTCTCTTCACTCTTGTTGTCTCAACTTCTCAAGCCTTCAAGTTTTTCGTTGGTGGAAAGGATGGATGGACTCTAAACCCTTCTGAGAATTACAACCAGTGGGCTGGAAGGAACAGGTTCCAAATCAGTGACACTATAG TTTTCAAGTACAAGAAGGGTTCAGACTCGGTGTTGGAAGTGAAGAAAGAAGATTATGAAAAGTGCAACAAAACAAACCCAATCAAGAAGTTCGAAGATGGTGAAACAGAGTTCACTTTGGACAGAGCAGGGCCATTCTATTTCATCAGTGGAAAAGATCAAAACTGTGAAAACGGTCAGAAATTAACCCTTGTTGTTATATCTCCACGAACACCAAAATCTTCTCCTTCACCAAGTGCTGGTGGATTGTCACCACCTTCACCGTCACCAACGACAACCACTCCATCACCCTCTGGTTCACCACCATCTCCAGTGGCTATTCCTCCAGCAAGCTCCCCTGTTCCGACCAGCGGTCCTACGGCATCATCTCCATCTCCAGTAGTGAGCACACCACCGGCTGGTGGACCTATGGCATCATCTCCTTCTCCAGTTGTCAGCACACCTCCGGCTGGTGGACCTATGGCTTCATCTCCTTCTCCGGCAGGTGGACCACCAGCTCTTTCACCAGCAGGTGGTCCATCTACCGCAGCAGGTGGTCCTCCGGCACCAGGACCTGGTGGAGCAGCGACTTCACCAGGACCCGGGGGAGCAGGGGCATCAGGACCCGGGGGAGCAGCAGCTGCACCGGGGTCACCAGGATCTAATTCAACTGCACCATCGGGTAACAGTGGTTCGTTTGTAGCTCCTTCGAACTTTCTGGTGTATTCCGTAACCCTTGCCGTTGGTGCTCTGTTTTTGAGTTACTGA